The following proteins come from a genomic window of Hymenobacter canadensis:
- a CDS encoding MarR family winged helix-turn-helix transcriptional regulator gives MSAMKIEDEIKQTVFRDAHQKAQINVIFTAGWLGQRQAAAFKSFGITLPQFNILRILRGQHPKPATVNLLIERMLDKTSNASRIVDKLESKALVTRTVCPSNRRAVDICITDAGLELLQRMDLVMQEQPIGMHNLTEDEAAQLSALLDKIRD, from the coding sequence ATGTCGGCCATGAAAATTGAGGACGAAATCAAGCAGACTGTTTTCCGCGACGCCCACCAGAAAGCCCAGATCAACGTGATATTCACGGCTGGCTGGCTGGGGCAGCGGCAGGCCGCGGCTTTCAAATCCTTTGGTATCACGCTGCCTCAGTTCAACATTCTGCGCATCCTGCGCGGCCAGCACCCCAAGCCGGCCACCGTGAATCTGCTGATTGAGCGGATGCTGGACAAAACCAGCAATGCCTCGCGCATCGTTGACAAGCTGGAAAGCAAAGCCCTCGTGACGCGCACCGTGTGCCCCAGCAACCGCCGCGCCGTTGATATCTGCATTACGGATGCCGGCCTGGAGTTGCTGCAGCGCATGGACCTGGTGATGCAGGAGCAACCCATCGGCATGCATAATCTTACCGAAGACGAAGCCGCTCAGCTGAGCGCGTTGCTTGATAAAATCCGGGATTAA
- a CDS encoding ATP-dependent Clp protease adaptor ClpS, which translates to MNTKPLIEYDEDVLLLEETTDVRDLIVYNDDVNTFDHVIKTLMDVCGHQPEQAEQCTLLIHYKGQCTVKHGAYEELAAMCTALHDRGISADIV; encoded by the coding sequence ATGAACACCAAGCCGTTAATCGAGTACGACGAGGACGTACTGCTCCTGGAAGAAACCACCGACGTGCGCGACCTAATCGTGTACAACGACGACGTCAACACCTTCGACCACGTCATCAAAACCCTGATGGACGTGTGTGGCCACCAGCCCGAGCAGGCCGAGCAGTGCACGCTCCTCATCCACTACAAAGGCCAGTGCACCGTCAAGCACGGCGCCTACGAGGAGCTGGCCGCCATGTGCACCGCCCTCCACGACCGGGGAATTTCAGCGGATATCGTCTAA
- the recR gene encoding recombination mediator RecR, whose translation MEFPSKLIENAVGELSKLPGVGKKTALRLALHLLKAEADTTATLAEALAKMRFEIRYCDTCHNISDTPECAICANQLRDHSTVCVVSDIRDVIAIENTGQYKGTYHVLGGVISPIEGVGPSDLQIDSLVARMSGPESEIKEVILAISPTMEGDTTAFYLSRKLRDFEGVHISTIARGIPMGGELEYADEITLGRSIVERQRQAR comes from the coding sequence ATGGAGTTTCCTTCCAAGCTGATCGAAAACGCCGTTGGCGAGCTGTCGAAGCTGCCCGGAGTAGGTAAGAAGACGGCCCTGCGGCTGGCGCTGCACCTGCTCAAGGCCGAAGCCGACACCACAGCCACCCTGGCCGAGGCCCTGGCCAAGATGCGCTTCGAAATCCGCTACTGCGACACCTGCCACAACATTTCCGACACGCCGGAGTGCGCCATCTGTGCCAACCAGCTCCGCGACCACAGCACGGTGTGCGTGGTGTCGGACATCCGCGACGTCATTGCCATCGAGAATACCGGCCAGTACAAGGGCACCTACCACGTGCTGGGCGGCGTCATTTCGCCCATTGAAGGCGTGGGCCCCAGCGACCTGCAGATTGACAGCCTCGTGGCGCGTATGAGCGGGCCGGAGTCAGAAATCAAGGAAGTGATTCTGGCCATTAGCCCCACCATGGAAGGCGACACCACGGCCTTCTACCTCTCGCGCAAGCTCCGCGACTTCGAGGGCGTGCACATCAGCACCATCGCCCGCGGCATTCCGATGGGCGGCGAGCTGGAATACGCCGACGAAATCACGCTGGGCCGCAGCATCGTGGAACGCCAGCGCCAGGCGCGGTAG
- a CDS encoding DUF6799 domain-containing protein has protein sequence MKNLAFLAVTAVLMVAAPYCGTAQTKTAPKTAGATVPARSDQYVMQNAEVMLRQGTRLTPLTKNVVLPNGTKVNYKSGIVEFPTGKKTTLGEGDYVTTAGDIVFATPASAAAARGDNSVPTDSQYTTYVQKGAAPTAPTTTSVTAIGTPNDLTSLLTRKVQLLTEKISLMTPNPANQTAINSLNQQLQALDAQIGR, from the coding sequence ATGAAAAACCTTGCTTTCCTGGCCGTTACGGCCGTATTGATGGTAGCGGCACCGTATTGTGGCACCGCCCAAACGAAAACCGCGCCGAAAACTGCCGGTGCTACCGTCCCTGCCCGCTCCGACCAGTATGTGATGCAGAATGCCGAGGTGATGCTTCGGCAGGGCACCCGCCTGACGCCGCTCACCAAAAACGTGGTACTCCCCAACGGCACGAAGGTAAATTATAAGAGCGGCATTGTGGAGTTTCCGACGGGCAAGAAAACCACGCTCGGCGAAGGCGACTACGTGACCACCGCCGGCGACATCGTATTTGCCACGCCCGCCAGTGCCGCCGCCGCCCGCGGCGACAATTCGGTGCCCACCGATTCACAGTACACCACTTATGTGCAGAAAGGCGCCGCTCCTACCGCCCCCACCACCACCAGCGTCACGGCCATCGGCACCCCCAACGACCTGACGTCGCTGCTGACCCGCAAAGTGCAACTCCTCACCGAGAAAATCAGCCTGATGACGCCCAACCCGGCCAACCAGACAGCCATCAACAGCCTCAATCAGCAGCTACAGGCTCTTGACGCCCAGATTGGCCGCTAG
- a CDS encoding glycosyltransferase family 2 protein, whose product MPPLSVKLSVVIVNYNVCYFLEQALLSVRRATERLGEPVEVFVVDNNSVDGSVAMVKARFPEVILIENKDNPGFSKGNNQALRQATGEYQLLLNPDTVVEEDTFRACCDFMDAHPNAGGLGVKMLDGQGKFLPESKRGLPTPGVAFYKIFGLARLFPASRRFGRYHLGFLDRDQSHEIDVLSGAFMLMRKATLDQVGLLDEDYFMYGEDIDLSYRITQGGWKNYYYPGTRIIHYKGESTKRTSVNYVFVFYRAMVIFAQKHFAPQRAGLFSLLINGAIWLRAGAAVAMRLLAQAAPILLDAGLIYGGMFFLKNYWENNHKYVRTDYPPEFMLVAVPAYLVVWLTSAYLSGAYDQPTKTARIVRGIFVGTVLISAISNFFDAYRFSKALIILGGGWAVVALVGRRLATHFLRYHDLRLSERRQKNVAIVGSGVESLRVRHLLEQAGVQARIIGFITPAAEVTAAVLVAADAPGTYAAGGGTATLAAPPLLSAGPADEALGEVRQLEDIIRIYALDELIFCGRDLSASQIISLMVSLPQQPPVAYKILPQDSEYIIGSSSKDSPGDYYTLDITLNLFRPEQVRNKRLLDIFTSLVLLLASPLLLALQQHKGGFLRNCVRVLAGSCTWVGLRYAAAPQRLARAILSPADGVQARGPLTEATRRRLELLYAKDYEPGTDLRILLRRFRWLGME is encoded by the coding sequence ATGCCGCCGCTATCCGTGAAGCTTTCAGTCGTCATCGTCAATTATAACGTCTGCTACTTTCTGGAGCAGGCCTTGCTGTCGGTGCGGCGAGCCACGGAACGGCTGGGCGAGCCGGTGGAGGTGTTTGTGGTGGATAACAACTCCGTGGATGGCTCCGTGGCGATGGTAAAGGCCCGGTTTCCGGAAGTCATCCTCATTGAAAACAAGGACAATCCCGGCTTCAGCAAAGGCAACAACCAGGCCTTGCGCCAGGCCACCGGCGAGTACCAGCTCCTGCTCAACCCCGACACGGTGGTGGAAGAAGACACCTTCCGGGCTTGCTGCGATTTTATGGACGCCCACCCCAACGCCGGCGGGCTGGGCGTGAAGATGCTGGACGGCCAGGGCAAGTTTCTGCCCGAAAGTAAGCGCGGCCTGCCCACGCCGGGCGTGGCGTTCTACAAGATCTTCGGGCTGGCGCGGCTGTTTCCGGCCTCGCGCCGCTTCGGGCGCTACCACCTCGGCTTCCTTGACCGGGACCAGTCCCACGAAATAGACGTGCTCAGCGGCGCCTTCATGCTCATGCGCAAAGCCACCCTCGACCAGGTGGGCCTGCTCGACGAAGACTATTTCATGTACGGCGAGGACATCGACCTCTCGTACCGCATCACGCAGGGCGGCTGGAAAAACTACTACTACCCCGGCACCCGCATCATCCATTACAAGGGCGAAAGCACCAAGCGTACCAGCGTCAACTACGTGTTCGTGTTCTACCGGGCCATGGTGATTTTCGCGCAGAAGCACTTTGCGCCGCAGCGGGCAGGGCTGTTTTCGCTGCTCATCAACGGAGCCATCTGGCTGCGGGCGGGGGCGGCGGTGGCCATGCGGCTGCTCGCCCAGGCCGCGCCCATTTTGCTGGATGCCGGCCTGATTTACGGCGGTATGTTTTTCCTGAAAAACTACTGGGAAAACAACCACAAGTACGTGCGCACCGACTACCCGCCGGAGTTTATGCTGGTGGCGGTGCCGGCTTATCTGGTGGTGTGGTTGACGTCGGCCTACCTGAGCGGGGCCTACGACCAGCCCACTAAAACGGCCCGCATCGTGCGCGGCATCTTCGTGGGCACGGTCCTGATTTCGGCCATCAGCAACTTCTTCGATGCCTACCGATTCTCCAAGGCTCTCATTATTCTGGGCGGCGGGTGGGCCGTGGTGGCGCTGGTAGGGCGGCGCCTGGCCACGCACTTCCTGCGCTACCACGATTTGCGCCTGAGCGAAAGGCGGCAGAAAAACGTGGCTATCGTGGGCTCCGGGGTGGAAAGCCTGCGGGTGCGCCACCTGCTGGAGCAGGCTGGTGTGCAGGCCCGCATCATCGGCTTCATCACGCCCGCCGCCGAAGTAACCGCCGCTGTGCTCGTAGCAGCTGACGCGCCGGGCACGTACGCGGCCGGGGGCGGCACGGCTACGCTGGCGGCGCCCCCGCTGCTCTCGGCCGGGCCTGCCGACGAGGCGCTGGGCGAGGTGCGGCAGCTGGAAGACATCATCCGCATCTACGCCCTCGATGAGTTGATTTTCTGCGGCCGCGACCTGTCGGCCAGCCAGATCATCAGCCTCATGGTAAGCTTGCCGCAGCAGCCGCCCGTGGCCTACAAAATCCTGCCTCAGGACAGCGAGTACATCATCGGCAGCTCCAGCAAAGACTCGCCCGGCGACTACTACACGCTGGATATCACCCTGAACCTGTTCCGGCCCGAGCAGGTGCGCAACAAGCGCCTGCTCGACATCTTCACCAGCCTTGTGCTGCTGCTGGCCTCGCCGCTGCTGCTGGCCCTGCAGCAGCACAAGGGCGGCTTTCTGCGCAACTGCGTGCGGGTGCTGGCCGGCTCCTGCACCTGGGTGGGGCTGCGCTACGCCGCCGCCCCCCAGCGCCTGGCCCGCGCCATCCTCTCGCCCGCCGATGGCGTGCAGGCCCGCGGCCCGCTCACCGAGGCCACCCGCCGCCGCCTGGAGCTGCTTTACGCCAAAGACTACGAGCCCGGCACCGACCTGCGCATCCTGCTCCGCCGCTTCCGCTGGCTGGGCATGGAGTAG
- a CDS encoding YceI family protein has translation MKKLLLPALIAVSLLAAPAYAGNPATAAAAARTSKAADKSYKLQPQLSTLGWVGKKVTGQHNGNIQFKDGNVLVRGTQIVGGTFTVDMNSLKVEDIKEAEYNGKLVGHLRSEDFFSIEKNPTSTFKITKVAPLKADAAGNNATITGDLTIKGITQSISFPAKTGVKGGVASATGTATIDRTKFDIKYGSKSFFESIGDKAIMDDFTMSFNVIAKQ, from the coding sequence ATGAAAAAGCTCCTTTTGCCCGCTCTTATTGCTGTTTCGCTGCTGGCTGCCCCGGCCTACGCCGGCAACCCTGCCACGGCCGCTGCCGCTGCCCGCACCAGCAAAGCTGCCGATAAGTCGTATAAGCTGCAGCCGCAGCTGAGCACGCTGGGCTGGGTAGGTAAAAAAGTAACCGGCCAGCACAACGGCAACATCCAGTTCAAGGATGGCAACGTGCTGGTACGCGGCACCCAAATTGTAGGTGGCACGTTCACGGTCGACATGAACTCGCTGAAAGTGGAGGACATCAAGGAAGCCGAATACAACGGCAAGCTGGTGGGCCACCTGCGTTCCGAAGACTTCTTCAGCATCGAGAAGAACCCAACCTCGACGTTCAAAATCACGAAAGTAGCCCCGCTGAAAGCTGACGCGGCCGGCAACAACGCCACCATCACCGGCGACCTGACCATCAAAGGCATCACCCAGAGCATCAGCTTCCCGGCTAAAACGGGCGTGAAAGGCGGCGTAGCTTCGGCCACCGGCACGGCTACCATCGACCGCACCAAGTTCGACATCAAGTACGGCTCCAAGTCGTTCTTCGAAAGCATCGGCGACAAGGCCATCATGGATGACTTCACGATGAGCTTCAACGTTATTGCCAAGCAATAA